A region of Lycium barbarum isolate Lr01 chromosome 1, ASM1917538v2, whole genome shotgun sequence DNA encodes the following proteins:
- the LOC132609322 gene encoding late embryogenesis abundant protein 6-like has protein sequence MHSVKEKVSNAAAAGKEHVDILKAKAEEKAEKAYARTREEKTIAEEVRKAKEAEAKMELHQAKARHAAEKLESKQAHLGGLVGPHHHGPTVGGQGHHVNPVGTTVPTTGTVAPAYPLGGYPPSHGHI, from the exons atgcATTCTGTAAAGGAGAAAGTAAGCAACGCAGCTGCCGCTGGCAAAGAGCATGTTGACATTCTCAAAGCCAAAGCCGAAGAAAAG GCGGAGAAAGCATATGCAAGGACAAGGGAAGAAAAAACAATAGCAGAAGAGGTAAGGAAAGCAAAAGAAGCAGAAGCAAAGATGGAGCTGCATCAAGCCAAAGCACGCCATGCGGCAGAGAAGTTGGAATCGAAGCAAGCTCATCTTGGCGGACTTGTAGGGCCGCACCATCATGGTCCTACGGTTGGTGGTCAAGGCCACCATGTTAATCCAGTGGGTACTACAGTTCCAACTACTGGTACTGTTGCTCCTGCATACCCTCTTGGAGGTTACCCTCCTTCTCATGGCCATATCTGA